A genomic stretch from Schaalia odontolytica includes:
- a CDS encoding LacI family DNA-binding transcriptional regulator: protein MTPPRRTPEGTSPQDATTASSPSVPRKAPGVKDVAALAGVSVGSVSNVINRRDSVRPDVRERVEAAIAQLGYKPNPTAQALRRGTSPLVGVAVFDLTNPFFMEAAAAMERVLSREGYIMTLSSTHASVQEERELLEALGRQAVRGVLLTPADCTHEAATRLAAEGTPVVLFDAANAPEGIPSVSIDDRAGAALAIEHLLALGHRRICFLNGPADMRQSAQRLAGVEDALAHWQQLTGADNVRLTVLNATAYTAQAGHCAAENSVSQALQATDGTAPTAIFCANDLLAMGVMSYLRVSGWTIPTDVSVIGFDDIPLAAQMPVPLTTIRQPMDELGTAAAELLLSGTDTPARHLTFNPVLTIRESTAHPTR from the coding sequence ATGACGCCGCCCCGCCGCACCCCAGAGGGCACGAGTCCCCAGGACGCAACCACTGCCTCGTCCCCCTCAGTACCCCGCAAAGCCCCCGGCGTCAAAGACGTCGCCGCTCTTGCGGGCGTGAGCGTCGGCTCCGTGTCTAACGTCATTAACCGGCGCGACAGCGTGCGCCCCGACGTGCGTGAGCGCGTCGAGGCAGCGATTGCACAGCTCGGCTACAAGCCCAATCCAACCGCACAGGCCCTGCGGCGGGGGACCTCGCCGCTCGTAGGTGTGGCGGTCTTCGACCTGACGAACCCGTTCTTCATGGAGGCTGCTGCTGCCATGGAGCGCGTGCTATCGCGCGAGGGCTACATCATGACGCTGTCTTCCACGCACGCCTCCGTGCAGGAGGAGCGCGAGCTGCTAGAGGCGCTGGGAAGGCAGGCAGTACGCGGAGTGCTCCTCACCCCGGCGGACTGCACACACGAGGCCGCAACGCGCCTGGCTGCGGAAGGAACTCCGGTCGTGCTCTTCGATGCCGCCAACGCACCCGAGGGGATACCTTCGGTGTCCATTGACGACCGGGCGGGGGCGGCGCTAGCCATTGAACACCTGCTGGCACTGGGGCACCGTCGCATCTGCTTTCTCAACGGCCCCGCCGACATGCGCCAATCGGCTCAACGCCTTGCGGGCGTTGAGGACGCCCTCGCGCACTGGCAGCAGCTCACCGGTGCTGACAATGTCCGGCTCACAGTCCTCAATGCCACGGCGTACACCGCCCAGGCAGGGCACTGCGCCGCTGAAAACAGCGTCTCACAGGCATTGCAAGCGACCGACGGGACAGCTCCGACAGCCATTTTCTGTGCGAACGACCTCCTGGCAATGGGGGTGATGTCGTATCTGCGAGTCAGTGGCTGGACCATCCCCACCGACGTCTCCGTCATCGGTTTCGATGACATCCCCTTGGCCGCGCAGATGCCTGTGCCGCTGACAACGATTCGCCAGCCCATGGACGAACTGGGCACGGCAGCTGCCGAGCTTCTTCTGTCCGGCACCGATACGCCGGCACGGCACCTCACCTTCAATCCGGTGCTCACGATCCGAGAGTCGACGGCTCATCCGACGCGCTAA
- a CDS encoding sugar ABC transporter ATP-binding protein, with amino-acid sequence MTREAERPVVSLQHAVKKFGSFTAMSDGRIELYPHRIHALAGENGAGKSTLVKVLAGIHQPNSGEFFVDGQPVRFKTPAESKAAGISVIYQEPTLFPDLTVAENIYVGRQPRGRLGLIDHAAMKRDAQELFDRLEVPIDPSQLADGLSIADQQIIEIAKAISLDAKVLIMDEPTAALSGHEVDRLFSVARSLRDKGASLMFISHRMEEIFDLCDDVTIMRDGAYVSTRDLEGTTKAQLVRDMVGRDVDQLFPKLDAQIGDPVLRVEGLTRYGAFKDVSFEVRSGEILGLAGLVGAGRSEVVRTIMGIDKADGGTVTAFGKSLKLGDTVGAIRAGLAFVPEDRRKQGLVMDLSVARNTALTLRSKLARCGLINSRTERAVAREWSTNLEVKTATQDTPVSALSGGNQQKVVLAKWLATDPKILIVDEPTRGIDVGTKSEVHRLISTLATRGVAVIMISSELPEVLGMADRVLVMCEGRITGEFTREEATADSIMTAATDHEKAAS; translated from the coding sequence ATGACACGAGAAGCTGAAAGGCCAGTTGTCTCGCTCCAGCATGCCGTGAAGAAGTTCGGCTCCTTCACCGCGATGTCTGATGGGCGCATCGAGCTGTATCCGCACCGCATTCACGCCCTGGCCGGCGAAAACGGTGCGGGTAAGTCGACGCTCGTGAAGGTGCTCGCCGGCATTCACCAGCCAAACTCCGGAGAGTTTTTCGTTGATGGCCAGCCGGTGCGCTTCAAGACCCCCGCGGAATCGAAGGCCGCCGGAATCTCCGTGATCTACCAGGAGCCCACGCTGTTCCCCGACCTGACGGTCGCCGAGAACATCTACGTGGGCCGACAGCCCAGGGGACGCCTTGGCCTCATCGATCACGCGGCCATGAAGCGCGACGCCCAAGAGCTCTTCGACCGCCTCGAAGTGCCGATCGACCCCTCGCAGTTGGCTGACGGACTGTCGATCGCGGATCAGCAGATCATCGAAATCGCTAAGGCGATCTCGCTGGACGCCAAGGTTCTCATCATGGATGAACCGACGGCCGCTCTGTCGGGGCACGAAGTCGACCGTCTCTTCTCCGTGGCGCGCTCACTGCGCGACAAGGGAGCCTCCCTCATGTTCATCTCGCACAGGATGGAAGAAATCTTCGACCTGTGCGACGACGTGACGATCATGCGCGACGGCGCCTACGTGTCGACCCGTGACCTGGAGGGAACCACGAAGGCTCAGCTCGTGCGAGACATGGTCGGCCGCGACGTCGATCAGCTCTTCCCCAAGCTGGATGCGCAGATCGGCGATCCGGTCCTGAGAGTCGAAGGACTCACCCGCTACGGAGCCTTCAAAGACGTGAGCTTCGAGGTCCGCAGCGGAGAAATCCTTGGACTGGCAGGCCTCGTCGGCGCTGGCCGCTCCGAGGTCGTGCGAACGATCATGGGCATCGACAAAGCGGACGGCGGCACAGTGACCGCCTTCGGCAAGTCCCTGAAGCTCGGTGACACGGTGGGAGCAATCCGAGCCGGCCTCGCCTTCGTCCCCGAAGACAGGCGCAAGCAAGGTCTCGTCATGGACCTGTCCGTCGCCCGCAACACGGCCCTCACGCTGCGCAGCAAACTCGCTCGCTGCGGACTCATCAACTCGCGGACTGAGCGAGCGGTCGCACGGGAATGGTCCACAAACCTCGAAGTGAAGACGGCCACCCAGGACACCCCCGTGTCCGCGCTGTCGGGTGGCAACCAGCAGAAGGTCGTCTTGGCGAAATGGCTCGCCACCGATCCCAAGATCCTCATCGTTGATGAGCCGACCCGCGGCATCGATGTGGGAACCAAGTCTGAGGTGCACCGACTGATCTCCACCCTCGCCACCAGGGGAGTCGCCGTCATCATGATCTCCTCGGAACTACCCGAGGTGCTCGGCATGGCAGATCGCGTCCTCGTCATGTGCGAAGGCCG